The Methanosarcina barkeri str. Wiesmoor DNA segment AGCTTACAGCAAGGATTGTTCTGGCATTATTGTACTCTTCCGAGTTAAAAGAATTTGTGAGTGAGCCTGCTAAATCTTGAGAATCGTTTACCCATGTCAGTATATGTGAAAAATATTTATTTAAATTAAGGAACAGGCTTTGAGGAGTTTGTTCATTGATATGTCTTAGATCTTCATAAAACGTCCTGGGGTTTTCAGGAATATAAAACCCTATTGATTTTGCGATTTTTCGCTTTTCTTCATATGTATATTGGTAGTACAACTTATTGGGGTAAACATATGTAATAAATAAACCGTCTTCTTTAAGGAGTTCGGCGATTTTTAGAATAACTAATTCAAGTTTATCTTCTGGAACGCGCTCAATTAGATCTGTTGCAATAATTCTATCATATTTTTTATTAAACTTATGATTTAAAAAATTGTCTTGAATAAATTCCAGATTCTTCATCGAGCTATCGGCTAAATATTTAGCTTTAGCCGTCTTAATCGCAGAAGAAGAATCGTCAATTCCTGTCACATGCGCTCCGGACTTTGATAAGGTATAGGAGAGTTCCCCTCTGCCGCAGCCTACGTCCAGTATATTCATGTCTTTATTCGGATTAGCAAGACAAGATATGGAAACTAAACGAGAATCTTCAAATTCTCTGCCTTTATACCTTTTATAAGAGTCAATAATGTCTTCTAAATTCGAATTTTCCTTATTCAGGCCTTCTACGAACATATGCTTAGCTGAACTTTTAGTTTTAATCAGTAGTTCACCTGCATAGGAAGGTATTGTTATAGCAAATTCGATAAAGTCCTTATATTTATTTAAAAAATAAGTTGCACTCAATAAATTTTCATCAGACCAGAAATAACCGTCAACCAGAAGCCATTTTCCTTTTTCCAGTGCAAGTTCTAAATCATGGAACGTACCGTCTCCATCCTGCTGGCCATCAATATGAATAAGGTCATAGAAGTCTCCAGGTAATGTAGTCATTAACTGACTATTGGCCAGCAAAAATTCTGCCTTGTAATTTTGTGTGATTTTTTTGGCCCAGTTACCAGCTCCTTTATTTCCTCCAAAAGTATTAGAATCGTTATCTATTCCCAGATAAGTTGCATTTTCTGAAGCCTTAAGAAAAGTTATCGCACTATAACCGTATCTGACGCCGATCTCCAGTATAGACATTGGACGAATCATTTTTGTAATTGCAAATTTCATACGGTAGTAATCAACCCATTCGTTGAATAGATGTGATAATTTATCCCCAGGAAATGCGTAATTTCTAAAATCGTAGTCAGTATGATTATAAATAGAGATTAACTCATCCAGCATACTCCGTTCTCCAGAAAGCAATTTATTAGCACAGGCGATTAACAGTTTATGTGATTATTTTTCATAACGAGTATTGGTAGAATAATAATTTGGTTTAGGTTAACATTTCATAAATGAATAATGGTAGGATATTAATTTAATTTATATTGAATTATTTCATAATAAGCAATAGTTGAATAATAATTCGATTTTTTGAATGCTTTTTTTGAATATTTCATAATAAGTAATAGTAGAATCTCATAATGAGTAATAATAAAATAATAATTCGATTCCAGTATTTAAATAATAATTTGATTCCAGTATTAAAATAATAATTTGATTCAGGTTGAAAATGTAAGTGCTTATAGAATTTAAGTGCCTATAGAATTTAAGTGCTTATAGAATTTAAGTGCCTATAGAATTTAAGTGCTTATAGAATTTAAGTGCTTATTTTACTGACACCTGAGGACTCATATTGAAGACACCCGAATAAATTATTGAATCATTTCTAGAGATAACTTTCAGAATATCAACGTCATGAGCCAGTAATAAATATTCCTCAAAAGACCCTCTATCATATCCACTATTTGCTACTCCTATCGAGATAGAATAGTTCCCAGCCGATAAAGGAATCTTCATTTCATAAGTGATTTTAATATTCTGTCCTTTTTTTAATGGTGAGTTTGTTATTCCCATACAGTAAGTATTGGTTTCAAATACCGACACTCCAAGATTATTTCTTATTGCCAGTCCATAGTGAGGGTCAGAAAAATCTTTTAAGCTTTCTAGTTCACACACAAATTTTACAGTCTGTTCACTCTCAATATAAGAGATCGGTTCGTTTCGTTCATTTAAAATATTAAAAGATACCAGTCTAACCTCACCTGTTGAAGTGCTTGATGCACCTCCTCTTTCTATGGAATCGATTTTCGTCAATTCAACCTCAGTGTCTCCCATATGTGATTTCTTTAATATCATCCCGTAATAGTAATCAACAATACTCTTCGGGTCCCCGTACTCAAGAACACGACCTTTATCCAGCAGTATTGCAGAGTCACATAGTGTTTTCACTGCATTCATATCATGTGATACAAAAATAATTGACCCGCCTGTGTTTTTAAATTCAAGGATTTTTCTCATGCATTTTTGCTGGAAATATGCATCCCCTACTGACAGTGCCTCATCAACAAGGAAGCATTTAGGTTCTGCGTGTATTGCAACTGAAAAAGCCAGTCTCATTAACATACCTGAGGAATAAGTTCTAATTGGCTCGTAGATGAACTCTCCCAGTTCGGCAAAATCCATGATCTCAGATTTTTTCTCATCAATCTCTGCTCTGGGCATCCCAAGGAAG contains these protein-coding regions:
- a CDS encoding ABC transporter ATP-binding protein, with the protein product MMRVTGISKRFKSYQSPADRLKEIFFRKKYHRDIVALEDISFEVQEGETLGIVGQNGAGKSTILKILSGILLPDTGSIEIGGKVTGLLELGTGFNPELTGIENIYMNGTFLGMPRAEIDEKKSEIMDFAELGEFIYEPIRTYSSGMLMRLAFSVAIHAEPKCFLVDEALSVGDAYFQQKCMRKILEFKNTGGSIIFVSHDMNAVKTLCDSAILLDKGRVLEYGDPKSIVDYYYGMILKKSHMGDTEVELTKIDSIERGGASSTSTGEVRLVSFNILNERNEPISYIESEQTVKFVCELESLKDFSDPHYGLAIRNNLGVSVFETNTYCMGITNSPLKKGQNIKITYEMKIPLSAGNYSISIGVANSGYDRGSFEEYLLLAHDVDILKVISRNDSIIYSGVFNMSPQVSVK